From a single Nymphaea colorata isolate Beijing-Zhang1983 chromosome 4, ASM883128v2, whole genome shotgun sequence genomic region:
- the LOC116253671 gene encoding ATP-dependent Clp protease proteolytic subunit-related protein 1, chloroplastic isoform X2, translating into MATSTVPSSIVASLHAEQHLIPHKNDLVVGASGKTSFLGGTTVFEAKPLCGSRLISGSGKISKSLRRYRSPAASLDHIPKQFREDNLKDGLMDNFKSFPKHLYGLTPSQMDMFMTEDNPVMRQSQRVTEESISSATNYLNGGGMYTHSTLTDGPSQYSMSVSMYRGGGYRGYGRPRSPPPDLPSLLLDARICYLGMPIVPAVTELLVAQLMWLDFDNSTKPIYLYINSSGTQNEKMETVGSETEAYAIADSIAVYTLNIGMAYGQAAMLMAIGTKGCRALMPNASTKLYLPKVSKSSGAVIDMWIKAKELDANTDYYVELVAKGTGKSKEEITKDIRRPKYFLAQEAIDYGLADKIIEEQDVHFERKDYDKMLAQSKAMRRGTDSQAAPAGFR; encoded by the exons atGGCTACCTCTACCGTTCCCTCGTCCATAGTGGCTTCCCTCCATGCCGAACAGCACCTCATCCCTCATAAGAATGATTTGGTTGTTGGGGCCTCGGGCAAAACATCTTTTCTGGGTGGAACGACGGTTTTCGAAGCAAAGCCCCTTTGTGGGTCTCGCCTAATATCAGGGTCTGGTAAAATTTCGAAAAGCTTGAGGAGGTACAGGTCGCCTGCCGCGAGCCTCGATCACATACCCAAGCAGTTCAGGGAAGACAATCTCAAAGATGGGT TGATGGATAATTTTAAAAGCTTCCCAAAGCACCTTTATGGGCTTACTCCCTCACAGATGGACATGTTCATGACTGAGGACAACCCTGTTATGAGGCAATCTCAAAGAGTCACCGAG GAAAGTATATCTTCTGCAACAAATTATCTAAATGGTGGGGGCATGTACACACACTCAACTCTAACAGATGGCCCTTCTCAGTACAGTATGAGTGTGAGCATGTATCGTGGAGGAGGTTACAGAGGCTATGGCAGGCCAAGAAGCCCTCCTCCTGATCTGCCCTCCCTCCTCTTAGATGCTAGAATTTGCTACCTTGGGATGCCT ATTGTTCCAGCTGTAACTGAGCTTCTTGTTGCACAACTTATGTGGTTGGATTTTGACAATTCTACGAAGCCAATATACCTCTACATAAATTCATCTGGAACACAG AATGAGAAGATGGAGACTGTTGGCTCTGAAACAGAGGCATATGCAATTGCTGATAGCATAGCA GTGTATACGTTGAATATTGGGATGGCATACGGCCAGGCTGCAATGCTGATGGCAATTGGCACTAAAGGATGTCGTGCACTGATGCCAAATGCTTCCA CAAAATTGTATCTTCCAAAAGTCAGCAAATCCAGTGGAGCTGTCATAGATATGTGGATTAAG GCAAAAGAACTTGATGCAAATACAGATTACTACGTTGAATTGGTCGCCAAAGGTACCGGAAAATCAAAAGAGGAGATCACAAAAGATATCCGTCGTCCAAAATACTTCCTAGCACAGGAAGCCATTGACTACGGCCTTGCAGACAAGATAATTGAAGAACAAGACGTCCATTTTGAAAGGAAG GATTATGACAAGATGCTTGCTCAGTCAAAAGCTATGAGAAGAGGAACGGACTCTCAAGCAGCCCCAGCAGGTTTTAGATAG
- the LOC116253671 gene encoding ATP-dependent Clp protease proteolytic subunit-related protein 1, chloroplastic isoform X1, with protein sequence MATSTVPSSIVASLHAEQHLIPHKNDLVVGASGKTSFLGGTTVFEAKPLCGSRLISGSGKISKSLRRYRSPAASLDHIPKQFREDNLKDGLMDNFKSFPKHLYGLTPSQMDMFMTEDNPVMRQSQRVTEESISSATNYLNGGGMYTHSTLTDGPSQYSMSVSMYRGGGYRGYGRPRSPPPDLPSLLLDARICYLGMPIVPAVTELLVAQLMWLDFDNSTKPIYLYINSSGTQNEKMETVGSETEAYAIADSIAYLKSKVYTLNIGMAYGQAAMLMAIGTKGCRALMPNASTKLYLPKVSKSSGAVIDMWIKAKELDANTDYYVELVAKGTGKSKEEITKDIRRPKYFLAQEAIDYGLADKIIEEQDVHFERKDYDKMLAQSKAMRRGTDSQAAPAGFR encoded by the exons atGGCTACCTCTACCGTTCCCTCGTCCATAGTGGCTTCCCTCCATGCCGAACAGCACCTCATCCCTCATAAGAATGATTTGGTTGTTGGGGCCTCGGGCAAAACATCTTTTCTGGGTGGAACGACGGTTTTCGAAGCAAAGCCCCTTTGTGGGTCTCGCCTAATATCAGGGTCTGGTAAAATTTCGAAAAGCTTGAGGAGGTACAGGTCGCCTGCCGCGAGCCTCGATCACATACCCAAGCAGTTCAGGGAAGACAATCTCAAAGATGGGT TGATGGATAATTTTAAAAGCTTCCCAAAGCACCTTTATGGGCTTACTCCCTCACAGATGGACATGTTCATGACTGAGGACAACCCTGTTATGAGGCAATCTCAAAGAGTCACCGAG GAAAGTATATCTTCTGCAACAAATTATCTAAATGGTGGGGGCATGTACACACACTCAACTCTAACAGATGGCCCTTCTCAGTACAGTATGAGTGTGAGCATGTATCGTGGAGGAGGTTACAGAGGCTATGGCAGGCCAAGAAGCCCTCCTCCTGATCTGCCCTCCCTCCTCTTAGATGCTAGAATTTGCTACCTTGGGATGCCT ATTGTTCCAGCTGTAACTGAGCTTCTTGTTGCACAACTTATGTGGTTGGATTTTGACAATTCTACGAAGCCAATATACCTCTACATAAATTCATCTGGAACACAG AATGAGAAGATGGAGACTGTTGGCTCTGAAACAGAGGCATATGCAATTGCTGATAGCATAGCA TATCTCAAATCGAAGGTGTATACGTTGAATATTGGGATGGCATACGGCCAGGCTGCAATGCTGATGGCAATTGGCACTAAAGGATGTCGTGCACTGATGCCAAATGCTTCCA CAAAATTGTATCTTCCAAAAGTCAGCAAATCCAGTGGAGCTGTCATAGATATGTGGATTAAG GCAAAAGAACTTGATGCAAATACAGATTACTACGTTGAATTGGTCGCCAAAGGTACCGGAAAATCAAAAGAGGAGATCACAAAAGATATCCGTCGTCCAAAATACTTCCTAGCACAGGAAGCCATTGACTACGGCCTTGCAGACAAGATAATTGAAGAACAAGACGTCCATTTTGAAAGGAAG GATTATGACAAGATGCTTGCTCAGTCAAAAGCTATGAGAAGAGGAACGGACTCTCAAGCAGCCCCAGCAGGTTTTAGATAG